The proteins below are encoded in one region of Aeromonas jandaei:
- the rodZ gene encoding cytoskeleton protein RodZ — protein MTTEQQHDFQDDTQAVGPGQLLRNAREQLGWTREQVASRIHLRLTLIAAIESDTYDKHTSHTFIRGYLRTYAKLVGIPEETILAAYDKLGLTPPDNIDMQSFSRRSRQQASDSRLKVVTWLVILVLIALSVAWWWQSTTRRSAGDEALAATEMSTTAAPTADTATVAVANDATAPAQDVSAAAATIVAPAAAVSDAAATLAPASAAVALTDASGAVSTVADVAASGATATESEETVVDPATAPQLKMSFTADCWLDVKDAKGKTLFSGLKKANDELVLEGAEPLKFIIGAPMAVKLDYKGKSFDMSRYNNGRTARFSLPQE, from the coding sequence ATGACTACTGAACAGCAACACGATTTTCAAGACGACACCCAGGCAGTGGGCCCAGGCCAGCTGCTGCGCAACGCCCGTGAACAGCTCGGCTGGACACGAGAACAGGTTGCGTCCCGCATTCACCTTCGTCTGACCCTGATTGCCGCTATCGAATCGGATACGTACGACAAGCATACGTCTCATACCTTTATCCGGGGCTATCTGCGCACCTACGCCAAGCTGGTGGGGATCCCGGAGGAGACCATTCTTGCCGCCTACGACAAGCTGGGGCTGACGCCGCCCGACAATATCGACATGCAGAGCTTCTCGCGCCGTTCCCGTCAGCAGGCGAGCGACAGTCGTCTGAAAGTCGTGACCTGGCTGGTGATCCTGGTGCTGATTGCGCTCTCCGTTGCCTGGTGGTGGCAGAGTACGACCCGCCGCTCTGCCGGAGATGAGGCGCTGGCCGCGACCGAAATGAGCACAACCGCAGCGCCAACTGCCGACACAGCAACCGTTGCGGTGGCAAATGATGCCACTGCGCCGGCTCAGGATGTCTCTGCCGCGGCAGCTACTATCGTTGCCCCGGCTGCTGCTGTTTCTGACGCGGCTGCCACCCTGGCTCCGGCTTCTGCTGCCGTGGCATTGACCGACGCCAGCGGCGCTGTCAGCACGGTAGCTGATGTTGCCGCCTCCGGTGCCACTGCGACCGAATCTGAAGAGACTGTCGTAGATCCGGCAACTGCGCCGCAACTCAAGATGAGCTTTACCGCCGACTGCTGGCTGGATGTGAAGGATGCCAAGGGCAAGACTCTCTTCAGCGGTCTGAAGAAGGCAAATGACGAGCTGGTACTGGAAGGTGCCGAGCCCCTGAAGTTCATCATTGGCGCGCCGATGGCGGTCAAGCTCGACTACAAGGGCAAGTCCTTTGATATGAGCCGTTACAACAACGGTCGTACTGCCCGCTTCTCACTGCCGCAGGAGTAA
- the pepB gene encoding aminopeptidase PepB has translation MNVWLSRELAPAEWGEGALLSHRADGMVIHLTTTNALLDIQQAARRLCQQGIQKVTLAGHWEREQQWAFAQGLQTPKAEVQLQWAMSSEDDREELEARWLCGRWVREMTNATPEQLGPLELAVEAASFITELAPDKVSHRILKGEALQQAGWVGLYQVGRGSAREPVLLELDFNPGRDPKAPVAAALVGKGITFDSGGYSMKSSEGMLTMKCDMGGAAIVTGALALAMLRGLDKRVKLILCCAENLVSGHAYKLGDILTYKNGTTVEIVNTDAEGRLVLADGLQLASESGAPLIIDAATLTGAAVMALGGRYNALFGLDKGLVSRAMAYADAEQEPAWPLPLEPWHRQQCPSHYADTANSRPVKGGGPGGASNAAGFLSRFVGNEGEGWLHIDLAACFSDNGDSLWAPGANTLGMRTIAHTLLAEVL, from the coding sequence ATGAACGTCTGGTTGAGCCGGGAGTTGGCCCCTGCCGAGTGGGGGGAGGGGGCACTGCTTTCGCACCGCGCCGATGGCATGGTGATCCATCTGACAACGACCAATGCCTTGCTGGATATCCAGCAAGCGGCGCGTCGTCTCTGCCAGCAGGGGATCCAGAAAGTGACGCTGGCTGGCCACTGGGAGCGTGAGCAGCAGTGGGCCTTTGCCCAGGGCTTGCAAACCCCCAAAGCCGAGGTGCAACTGCAGTGGGCCATGTCCTCGGAAGATGACAGAGAGGAGCTGGAAGCACGCTGGCTCTGTGGCCGCTGGGTGCGGGAGATGACCAATGCCACACCGGAGCAGCTGGGGCCGCTGGAGCTGGCTGTTGAAGCCGCGTCCTTTATTACCGAGCTGGCACCGGACAAGGTGAGCCACCGCATTCTCAAGGGTGAAGCGCTGCAACAGGCGGGTTGGGTCGGCCTCTATCAGGTCGGGCGTGGCAGCGCGCGCGAGCCAGTGCTGCTGGAGCTCGACTTCAATCCGGGGCGGGATCCCAAAGCGCCGGTGGCTGCGGCTCTGGTGGGCAAGGGGATCACCTTTGACTCAGGTGGCTACTCCATGAAGAGCTCCGAGGGGATGCTCACCATGAAGTGTGACATGGGCGGCGCCGCCATCGTGACCGGCGCATTGGCGCTGGCCATGCTGCGCGGGCTCGACAAGCGGGTGAAGCTTATCCTGTGCTGCGCCGAGAACCTGGTCTCCGGTCACGCCTACAAGTTGGGGGATATCCTCACCTACAAAAACGGCACCACGGTCGAGATCGTCAACACCGATGCTGAGGGGCGGCTGGTGCTGGCTGATGGCCTGCAGCTGGCTAGCGAGTCCGGTGCACCGCTGATCATCGATGCCGCAACCCTGACCGGTGCGGCAGTGATGGCGCTGGGTGGACGTTACAACGCCCTGTTCGGTCTCGACAAGGGGCTGGTGAGCCGGGCCATGGCGTACGCTGATGCTGAGCAGGAGCCGGCCTGGCCGTTGCCGCTGGAACCCTGGCACCGCCAGCAGTGTCCTTCTCACTATGCCGACACGGCCAACAGTCGTCCGGTCAAGGGGGGCGGGCCGGGTGGCGCCTCCAATGCTGCGGGCTTCCTCTCCCGTTTCGTCGGCAATGAGGGGGAGGGGTGGCTTCACATCGATCTGGCTGCCTGCTTCAGTGACAACGGCGATAGCCTGTGGGCACCAGGGGCCAATACCTTGGGGATGCGTACCATAGCTCACACCCTGCTGGCAGAAGTACTTTAA
- the fdx gene encoding ISC system 2Fe-2S type ferredoxin, with translation MPKLIILPHPVLCPDGAALEGESGETILDVALRNGIEIEHACEKSCACTTCHCVVREGFDSLEPSDELEDDMLDKAWGLEPESRLSCQAKLADEDLVVELPKYTLNLASERH, from the coding sequence ATGCCAAAACTGATCATTCTTCCTCATCCCGTGCTCTGTCCGGATGGCGCTGCCCTCGAAGGGGAGAGCGGCGAGACCATTCTGGATGTGGCGCTGCGCAACGGCATCGAGATTGAGCATGCCTGCGAGAAGTCCTGTGCCTGCACCACCTGCCACTGTGTGGTGCGTGAAGGCTTTGACTCCCTCGAGCCGAGCGACGAGCTGGAAGACGACATGCTGGACAAGGCGTGGGGGCTGGAGCCGGAATCGCGCCTCAGCTGCCAGGCCAAACTGGCTGATGAGGATCTGGTGGTGGAGCTGCCCAAGTACACCCTGAACCTCGCCTCTGAACGCCATTAA
- the hscA gene encoding Fe-S protein assembly chaperone HscA encodes MALLQIAEPGQSAVPHQHKRAVGIDLGTTNSLVAAVRSGQAATLSDEQGRDLLPSVVHYQADAIRVGFDAKREAALDPHNTIVSVKRMMGKALADIDTRQQPYQFVAADNGMPQLQTRQGLVNPVQVSAEILKKLAERGAQTLGGDLDGVVITVPAYFDDAQRQGTKDAARLAGLHVLRLLNEPTAAAIAYGLDSGQEGVIAVYDLGGGTFDISILRLHRGVFEVMATGGDSALGGDDFDHLLADWIKDQAGLTGELDARLQRELLDVAAAVKHGLTDADSVPCTFAGWQGSVSRSQFDELIAPLVKRTLLACRRALRDAGLEQVEVLEVVMVGGSTRVPLVREMVGEFFGRTPLTSIDPDKVVAIGAAVQADILVGNKPDAEMLLLDVIPLSLGLETMGGLAEKVIPRNTTIPVARAQEFTTFKDGQTAMAIHVVQGERELVADCRSLARFTLTGIPPMAAGAAHIRVTFQVDADGLLSVSAMEKSSGVQAEIQVKPSYGLAEEDILNMLSASIENAQQDMDARMLAEQQVEADRVVESLNAALAADGDALLSATERAEIDGAIAHLLAMRQSGSTNQIKEAIEAADAASGEFAARRMDASIRKVLTGQNVNKV; translated from the coding sequence ATGGCATTACTGCAAATCGCCGAACCCGGCCAGAGCGCTGTACCCCATCAGCACAAGCGTGCCGTCGGCATCGATCTCGGTACCACCAATTCTCTCGTCGCTGCAGTACGCAGCGGTCAGGCCGCCACTCTCAGTGATGAACAGGGGCGCGACCTGCTCCCCTCAGTCGTTCACTATCAGGCGGATGCAATCCGGGTGGGCTTCGATGCCAAGCGTGAAGCGGCGCTCGACCCGCACAATACCATCGTCTCGGTCAAACGGATGATGGGCAAGGCGCTGGCCGATATCGATACCCGCCAGCAGCCTTACCAATTCGTGGCAGCCGACAACGGTATGCCGCAGTTGCAGACCCGTCAGGGGCTGGTCAACCCGGTCCAAGTGTCGGCCGAAATTCTCAAAAAACTGGCCGAGCGCGGCGCCCAGACCCTGGGTGGCGATCTCGATGGTGTGGTTATCACAGTGCCCGCCTATTTTGATGATGCCCAGCGTCAGGGCACCAAGGATGCGGCCCGTCTGGCCGGTCTGCACGTGCTGCGTCTGCTCAACGAGCCGACCGCCGCAGCCATCGCCTATGGCCTCGACTCCGGTCAGGAAGGGGTTATCGCGGTTTATGACCTGGGTGGCGGCACCTTCGATATCTCTATTTTACGTCTGCACCGCGGTGTATTCGAAGTGATGGCGACCGGCGGTGATTCCGCCCTCGGTGGCGATGATTTTGATCACCTGCTGGCTGACTGGATTAAAGATCAAGCCGGTTTGACCGGCGAGCTGGATGCCCGTCTGCAGCGTGAGTTGCTGGATGTGGCTGCCGCCGTCAAACACGGTCTGACTGATGCCGACAGCGTTCCCTGCACCTTTGCCGGCTGGCAGGGCTCTGTGAGCCGCAGCCAGTTTGATGAACTCATCGCGCCGCTGGTGAAACGCACTCTGCTGGCTTGCCGCCGCGCCCTGCGCGATGCGGGTCTCGAGCAGGTGGAAGTGCTGGAGGTGGTGATGGTAGGGGGCTCCACCCGGGTGCCGCTGGTGCGCGAGATGGTAGGCGAGTTCTTTGGTCGCACACCGCTCACCAGTATCGATCCCGACAAGGTTGTGGCCATTGGCGCCGCTGTTCAAGCCGATATTCTGGTGGGCAACAAGCCAGATGCCGAGATGCTGCTGCTGGACGTCATCCCGCTCTCCCTGGGTCTTGAGACCATGGGGGGACTCGCCGAGAAGGTGATCCCGCGCAATACCACCATACCGGTGGCCCGCGCTCAGGAGTTCACCACCTTCAAGGATGGTCAGACTGCGATGGCCATCCACGTGGTGCAGGGCGAGCGTGAGTTGGTGGCGGATTGCCGCTCCCTGGCCCGTTTTACTCTGACCGGCATTCCGCCGATGGCCGCCGGTGCCGCCCATATTCGCGTCACTTTCCAGGTGGATGCGGATGGTCTGCTCTCGGTCAGCGCCATGGAGAAATCCTCCGGCGTGCAGGCCGAGATCCAGGTCAAGCCCTCTTACGGGCTGGCAGAGGAAGATATCCTCAACATGCTGAGCGCCTCCATCGAGAATGCCCAGCAGGATATGGATGCCCGCATGCTGGCAGAGCAGCAGGTCGAGGCCGACCGGGTGGTCGAGAGCCTGAATGCCGCGCTGGCTGCCGATGGCGATGCACTGCTCAGTGCGACAGAGCGCGCCGAAATCGACGGCGCCATTGCCCATCTGCTGGCCATGCGTCAGTCGGGGAGTACCAACCAAATCAAAGAGGCCATCGAGGCGGCGGATGCTGCCAGTGGCGAGTTTGCAGCCCGCCGGATGGATGCTTCCATTCGCAAGGTGCTGACCGGACAAAACGTCAACAAGGTGTAA
- the hisS gene encoding histidine--tRNA ligase yields MAKQIQAIRGMNDCLPEQSPVWQKVEQILRQVVASYGYSEVRMPIVEQTHLFKRAIGEVTDVVEKEMYTFEDRNGDSLSLRPEGTASCVRAGIEHGLLYNQERRMWYMGPMFRHERPQKGRYRQFHQFGVELFGINGPDIDAELIMLTNRLWRLFGISEHVTLQLNTLGQSAERAAYRDALVAYLEQYKDQLDEESQRRMYSNPLRVLDSKDEKVQAVLVGAPRLFDHLGEESLAHFEGLKRMLDSAGIKYEVNERLVRGLDYYNLTVFEWVTNSLGAQGTVCAGGRYDGLVEQLGGQPTPAVGFAMGMERLVLMLETLELNGDIRPAVDVYLAMVGEGTEQAGFQLAERLRDALPDLRLMSHCGGGNFKKQLKRADKSGASIALILGETEVQNGEITIKYLRGQAEQQTVKVDAAIALLAAKGE; encoded by the coding sequence GTGGCAAAACAGATCCAAGCTATTCGCGGTATGAATGATTGCCTGCCGGAGCAGAGCCCGGTATGGCAGAAGGTTGAACAGATCCTGCGCCAGGTCGTTGCCAGCTATGGCTACAGCGAAGTGCGCATGCCGATTGTCGAGCAGACCCATCTGTTCAAACGCGCCATCGGTGAAGTGACCGACGTGGTCGAAAAAGAGATGTATACCTTTGAAGATCGCAATGGCGACAGCCTGAGCCTGCGTCCGGAAGGGACCGCCAGCTGCGTCCGCGCCGGTATCGAGCACGGCCTGCTCTACAACCAGGAGCGCCGGATGTGGTATATGGGCCCCATGTTCCGTCACGAGCGTCCCCAGAAGGGCCGTTATCGCCAGTTCCACCAGTTTGGTGTCGAGCTGTTTGGCATCAACGGGCCGGATATCGACGCCGAGCTCATCATGCTGACCAACCGCCTGTGGCGCCTGTTCGGTATCAGCGAGCATGTGACACTGCAGCTCAACACTCTGGGCCAGAGCGCCGAGCGTGCCGCTTACCGCGATGCGCTGGTGGCCTATCTGGAGCAGTACAAGGATCAGCTGGATGAAGAGAGCCAGCGCCGCATGTACAGCAACCCGCTGCGAGTGCTCGATTCCAAGGACGAGAAAGTGCAGGCCGTGCTGGTCGGTGCACCCCGTCTGTTCGACCATCTGGGCGAAGAGAGTCTGGCTCACTTCGAGGGGCTCAAGCGCATGCTCGACTCTGCCGGCATCAAGTACGAAGTGAACGAGCGTCTGGTGCGTGGCCTCGACTATTACAATCTCACCGTATTCGAGTGGGTGACCAACAGCTTGGGTGCCCAGGGCACCGTCTGTGCCGGTGGCCGCTATGACGGTCTGGTGGAGCAGCTGGGTGGCCAGCCGACGCCTGCAGTCGGGTTTGCCATGGGCATGGAGCGTCTGGTGCTGATGCTGGAGACCCTCGAGCTCAACGGCGACATTCGCCCGGCGGTCGATGTCTATCTGGCGATGGTGGGCGAGGGAACCGAGCAGGCTGGCTTCCAGCTGGCCGAGCGTCTGCGTGATGCGCTGCCGGATTTGCGCCTGATGAGCCACTGCGGCGGCGGCAACTTCAAGAAACAACTCAAGCGTGCCGACAAGAGCGGCGCGTCCATCGCCCTGATCCTTGGTGAGACCGAGGTGCAAAACGGGGAGATCACTATCAAATATCTGCGTGGTCAGGCCGAGCAACAGACCGTCAAGGTTGACGCCGCCATTGCCCTGCTGGCAGCCAAAGGAGAGTAA
- the pepB gene encoding aminopeptidase PepB, with translation MADMMKVGLSTQAAAAHWGEGALLSFNGDEATIHLGALSVEKEVLRAVQRAARRLESSGIKRVALAGEDWDLERRYAFAQGFYAAKGARELDFGQQSDADARELDGLLKATRWVREITNGTPEEIYPMSLAESALLLIRGLAGDKVTARITAGEALRESGHIGIWSVGRGSEREPVLLELDYNPTGDRNAPVVAALVGKGITFDSGGYSMKSSDNMLPMKSDMGGAAMVTGALALAISRGLNQRVKLILCCAENLVSGHAFKLGDIITYKNGISVEIQNTDAEGRLVLADGLMAASDSGAVYILDAATLTGAAKMALGRDYNAVFALDEAEQARTLAAAKAENEQAWALPLEPWHAGQLTSAFADLGNVASAEGTAGATTAAAFLSRFVRDEGKGWVHLDLAASYQKAGNDLWATGAKGHGLRTIARWLQEVSA, from the coding sequence ATGGCTGACATGATGAAGGTAGGGTTGTCCACCCAGGCTGCGGCCGCTCACTGGGGCGAGGGTGCCCTGCTCAGTTTCAATGGCGATGAAGCCACTATTCACCTCGGCGCTCTCTCTGTTGAGAAAGAGGTGCTGCGCGCGGTGCAGCGTGCTGCCCGTCGTCTCGAGTCGAGCGGGATCAAGCGGGTTGCGCTGGCCGGTGAAGATTGGGATCTGGAACGTCGCTACGCGTTTGCTCAGGGTTTCTACGCCGCCAAGGGAGCCCGTGAACTGGATTTCGGCCAGCAGAGCGACGCGGATGCCCGCGAGCTGGATGGCTTGCTCAAGGCGACCCGCTGGGTGCGCGAGATCACCAATGGCACCCCGGAGGAGATCTACCCCATGAGTCTGGCGGAGTCGGCGCTGCTGCTGATCCGCGGTCTGGCTGGTGACAAGGTGACAGCCCGCATCACGGCCGGTGAAGCGCTGCGGGAGTCTGGCCATATCGGGATCTGGTCGGTGGGCCGTGGCAGCGAGCGCGAGCCGGTGCTGCTGGAGCTTGACTACAACCCGACCGGTGATCGCAACGCCCCGGTCGTGGCGGCGCTGGTGGGCAAGGGGATCACTTTTGACTCCGGTGGCTACTCCATGAAGTCCTCTGACAACATGCTGCCGATGAAGTCCGATATGGGCGGTGCCGCCATGGTGACCGGTGCGCTGGCGCTGGCCATCAGCCGCGGTCTGAATCAGCGGGTGAAGTTGATCCTCTGCTGCGCCGAGAACCTGGTCTCGGGCCACGCATTCAAGCTGGGCGACATCATCACTTACAAAAACGGCATTTCGGTCGAGATCCAGAACACCGATGCCGAAGGGCGTCTGGTGCTGGCCGATGGTTTGATGGCAGCCTCCGACAGTGGCGCGGTCTATATCCTCGATGCCGCCACCCTGACCGGTGCTGCCAAGATGGCGCTGGGCCGCGACTACAATGCGGTGTTCGCCCTCGATGAAGCCGAGCAGGCTCGCACGTTGGCCGCCGCCAAAGCGGAAAACGAGCAGGCCTGGGCGCTGCCGCTGGAGCCCTGGCATGCCGGCCAGCTCACCTCGGCCTTTGCCGATCTGGGCAACGTCGCTTCGGCTGAAGGGACAGCTGGTGCCACTACGGCAGCGGCTTTCCTCTCCCGCTTTGTGCGCGATGAGGGCAAGGGCTGGGTACACCTGGATCTGGCCGCTTCTTACCAGAAAGCGGGCAACGATCTGTGGGCGACCGGTGCCAAGGGCCATGGCCTGCGCACTATCGCCCGTTGGTTGCAGGAGGTGAGCGCATGA
- the ndk gene encoding nucleoside-diphosphate kinase, translating to MAIERTFSIVKPDAVSKNLIGAIYSRFESAGLKVVASKMLRMSSEQAAGFYAEHQGKPFYDALVSFMTSGPVMVQVLEGEDAIRRNREIMGATNPKEALAGTLRACYAESIDRNAVHGSDAPASAAREIAYFFSDNEICPRG from the coding sequence ATGGCCATCGAACGTACCTTCTCTATCGTCAAGCCGGATGCTGTCAGCAAGAACCTGATCGGTGCCATCTATAGCCGTTTCGAAAGCGCAGGCTTGAAGGTGGTGGCATCCAAAATGCTGCGGATGAGCAGCGAGCAGGCAGCCGGTTTCTATGCCGAACATCAGGGCAAGCCTTTTTATGACGCACTGGTCAGCTTCATGACTTCCGGCCCCGTTATGGTGCAGGTGCTGGAAGGGGAAGATGCCATCCGTCGCAACCGTGAAATCATGGGCGCAACCAACCCGAAAGAGGCGCTGGCCGGTACCCTGCGTGCCTGCTACGCCGAGAGCATCGATCGCAACGCCGTGCACGGCTCCGATGCACCGGCTTCCGCTGCCCGTGAAATTGCCTACTTCTTCTCTGACAACGAGATCTGCCCGCGCGGCTGA
- the tapF gene encoding PilW family type IVa pilus biogenesis/stability lipoprotein TapF — translation MYRQGMDTRTLMVVAALSALPGCVTETTYAGQNSTQRESGPDLKAAAQTRIDLGIQYLQQGNAEQAKFNLDRALKYDPSNPAVQIGFAYFYQQVGDFKAAETSYKNALAMDPSNADAMNNYGAFLCDRGRYDEADKAFNQAVIQPGYVKIADTYENAALCAQQNHRNDKASEYYRLALGYNPRNPRLLLDLAELSMKDGKLPDVQSYLARFAEVSDENEDSLWLRLRLAQAMDKPALLHQFGNELVRQYPTSQQAKRYLANDY, via the coding sequence TTGTATAGACAGGGAATGGATACACGTACATTGATGGTAGTGGCAGCGCTTAGTGCGCTGCCAGGTTGTGTGACCGAGACCACTTACGCTGGCCAGAATTCCACCCAGCGTGAGTCGGGGCCCGATCTGAAGGCGGCGGCCCAGACCCGCATCGATCTCGGTATTCAATATCTGCAGCAGGGCAATGCCGAACAGGCCAAGTTCAATCTTGATCGCGCCCTCAAATATGATCCCTCCAATCCAGCGGTTCAGATCGGTTTCGCCTATTTCTATCAACAGGTCGGTGATTTCAAGGCGGCAGAGACCAGCTACAAGAACGCCCTGGCCATGGATCCGTCCAATGCTGACGCAATGAACAACTATGGCGCCTTTTTGTGTGACCGCGGCCGCTATGACGAGGCAGACAAGGCGTTCAACCAGGCTGTTATTCAGCCAGGCTACGTGAAAATTGCCGATACCTATGAAAATGCGGCACTTTGCGCCCAGCAAAATCATAGAAATGATAAAGCAAGCGAGTACTATCGCCTGGCCTTGGGGTATAATCCCCGCAACCCAAGGTTATTGCTGGACTTGGCCGAGCTTTCCATGAAAGATGGCAAGCTGCCTGATGTGCAGTCCTACCTCGCCCGTTTTGCAGAAGTGTCAGACGAGAACGAGGACAGTCTCTGGTTGAGATTGCGGCTGGCACAGGCAATGGACAAACCGGCATTACTCCACCAATTCGGGAATGAGCTGGTAAGGCAATATCCCACTTCGCAACAAGCCAAGCGTTATTTAGCCAATGACTACTGA
- a CDS encoding bifunctional tRNA (adenosine(37)-C2)-methyltransferase TrmG/ribosomal RNA large subunit methyltransferase RlmN — MSETKINLLDLDRDAMRAFFVELGEKPFRADQVMKWIYHFGCDDFDQMTNVNKVLKERLKEIAEIKAPEISREQRSSDGTIKWALQVGDQEVETVYIPEDDRATLCVSSQVGCALECKFCSTAQQGFNRNLKVSEIIGQVWRAARVVGGKRPITNVVMMGMGEPLLNLANVVPAMRLMMDDYGFGISKRRVTISTSGVVPALDMLGDQIDVALAISLHAPNDKLRSEIMPINDKYNIEAFLAAVRRYLGKSNANGGRVTVEYVLLDHINDDMQHAHELAKVLKDTPSKINLIPFNPFPGNPYGKPSNSRIDRFSKVLMEYGFTVIVRKTRGDDIDAACGQLVGDVIDRTKRTIKNRMQQDGISVKMV; from the coding sequence ATGAGCGAAACAAAAATCAACCTGCTGGATCTTGATCGGGATGCCATGCGTGCCTTCTTCGTCGAACTGGGCGAGAAGCCGTTCCGGGCAGATCAGGTCATGAAGTGGATCTATCACTTTGGTTGTGATGATTTCGATCAGATGACCAACGTCAACAAGGTGCTCAAGGAGCGCCTGAAAGAGATCGCCGAGATCAAGGCGCCCGAGATCAGCCGCGAGCAGCGCTCTTCCGATGGCACCATCAAGTGGGCGCTGCAGGTGGGCGATCAGGAAGTAGAGACTGTCTACATCCCCGAAGATGACCGCGCGACCCTCTGCGTCTCCTCTCAGGTTGGCTGTGCGCTGGAGTGCAAGTTCTGCTCCACGGCTCAGCAAGGCTTCAACCGCAACCTGAAAGTATCCGAGATCATCGGTCAGGTGTGGCGTGCGGCCCGTGTCGTGGGTGGCAAGCGCCCCATCACCAACGTGGTGATGATGGGGATGGGTGAGCCGCTGCTCAACCTCGCCAACGTGGTGCCGGCCATGCGCCTGATGATGGATGACTACGGCTTTGGCATCTCCAAGCGCCGCGTCACCATCTCCACCTCCGGTGTGGTGCCGGCGCTCGACATGCTGGGCGACCAGATCGACGTGGCGCTGGCCATCTCTCTGCACGCACCGAACGACAAGCTGCGCTCCGAGATCATGCCGATCAACGACAAGTACAACATCGAGGCCTTCCTCGCTGCGGTTCGTCGCTATCTGGGCAAATCCAACGCCAACGGCGGTCGGGTGACCGTCGAGTATGTGCTGCTCGATCATATCAATGACGATATGCAGCATGCTCATGAGCTTGCCAAAGTGCTCAAGGATACCCCGAGCAAGATCAACCTGATCCCGTTCAACCCCTTCCCGGGCAACCCCTACGGCAAGCCGAGCAACAGCCGGATCGACCGCTTCTCCAAGGTGCTGATGGAGTACGGTTTCACCGTGATCGTCCGCAAGACCCGTGGTGACGATATCGATGCCGCTTGCGGCCAGCTGGTGGGCGACGTGATTGACCGCACCAAGCGCACCATCAAAAATCGGATGCAACAGGATGGGATTTCCGTCAAAATGGTTTAA
- the ispG gene encoding flavodoxin-dependent (E)-4-hydroxy-3-methylbut-2-enyl-diphosphate synthase: protein MSAHESPIIRRKSRQIMVGNVPVGGDAPITVQTMTNTKTTDVAATVEQIQRIERVGADIVRVSVPTMEAAEAFKLIKQQTRIPIVADIHFDYRIALKVAEYGADCLRINPGNIGNEQRVRSVVDCARDLNIPIRIGVNGGSLEKDIQEKYGEPTPEALVESAMRHVEYLDRLDFQNFKVSVKASDVFLAVGAYRLLAKQIEQPLHLGITEAGGFRAGAVKSSIGLGMLLADGIGDTLRISLAADPVEEVKVGFDILKSLRIRSRGINFIACPSCSRQEFDVIGTVNALEERLEDIITPMDVSIIGCVVNGPGEALVSDLGLAGAANKSAFYEGGQRVDRLDNKDLIPTLERRIRARAAMLDPVNRIPVDKD from the coding sequence ATGTCCGCACACGAATCTCCCATTATTCGTCGTAAATCACGGCAGATCATGGTTGGCAATGTACCGGTAGGGGGTGATGCCCCCATTACGGTGCAGACCATGACCAACACCAAGACCACCGATGTCGCCGCCACTGTCGAGCAGATCCAGCGGATCGAGCGGGTCGGTGCCGATATCGTCCGGGTTTCCGTGCCCACCATGGAAGCGGCGGAAGCGTTCAAGCTGATCAAACAGCAGACTCGGATCCCCATCGTTGCCGATATCCATTTTGACTATCGCATCGCCCTGAAAGTGGCCGAGTATGGCGCTGACTGCCTGCGTATCAATCCGGGCAACATCGGCAACGAGCAGCGAGTGCGCTCTGTTGTCGATTGCGCGCGCGACCTCAATATCCCGATCCGTATCGGGGTCAATGGCGGGTCGCTCGAGAAGGATATTCAGGAGAAGTATGGCGAGCCAACCCCAGAGGCACTGGTGGAGTCCGCCATGCGTCACGTCGAGTATCTCGATCGCCTCGATTTCCAGAACTTCAAGGTGAGCGTCAAGGCGTCTGATGTATTCCTCGCCGTGGGCGCCTATCGCCTGCTGGCCAAGCAGATTGAGCAGCCGCTCCATCTGGGCATCACCGAAGCGGGCGGTTTCCGTGCCGGTGCGGTGAAGTCCTCCATTGGTCTTGGCATGCTGCTGGCTGATGGCATCGGCGACACCCTGCGCATCTCGCTGGCGGCTGATCCGGTAGAAGAAGTGAAGGTCGGTTTCGACATCCTCAAATCCCTGCGGATCCGCTCCCGTGGCATCAATTTCATCGCTTGCCCCTCCTGCTCCCGTCAGGAGTTCGACGTCATTGGCACAGTCAATGCGCTGGAAGAGCGGCTCGAAGACATTATCACCCCGATGGATGTCTCCATCATCGGCTGTGTGGTGAACGGGCCGGGCGAAGCGCTGGTTTCCGATCTGGGTCTTGCCGGTGCGGCCAACAAGAGTGCCTTCTACGAAGGGGGCCAGCGTGTTGACCGGCTCGACAACAAGGATCTCATCCCGACCCTTGAGCGCCGCATTCGTGCCCGCGCCGCCATGCTGGACCCGGTTAACCGGATCCCGGTGGACAAGGATTGA